CCATTCGGTCGACATCCAGTTGCCCGAGGCCGAGTCCCAGATATCGACCGCCTGCACGTGTCCGTCGGCCGCACGGCCCAATTCGTAGTTGTAGTAGTTCAACCGAACGTCGGAGAGCTTATGGCGAAAGATGGCATAGGTGCGAACCTTGCTCGGATCTGCGTTCGTCAACTGCTGCAGACGCAACAAGCCGTAGTCCGTGCCGGCACTCGCCTCGCTCACCAGGCCATGCCCCCAACTGGCCAGCGACTGTTGCTCTTCGAGCATCTCCTTGAGGAAGCGCTCCCGATAGCTATCGCCAATGCGAATGCCGCCCATCGCCTTGCGCGCCACGGCTTCGAAGTTGACCAGCGCGCCAACTTGCGCGGGATCGCCCGCTTCGATCGCGGCCTGCATCGCACCGACAAACTGCAGCGCCTCGGCCTTGCTCACCGGGTCCGCCGACGGGGCCTCGGGGGCGGCCGGCGTGGCGGCTTGCGGTGCCTGGTCAGCCGGCGCGGGGTCGGAAGCCTGGGAATCGTCTCCTGCTTGTGGCGACGCTTCCTGAGGCGGCCCTTCTTGGGTTGGCCCTGCCTGGGTTGGCCCTGCCTGGGTTGGCCCTGCCTGGGTTGGCGCAGAATCGGGCGGCGCTGATTCGGAGGGCGCAGAGACGGATGGCGCAGGTTCAACGCCGGCCGAGGGCTCTGCCGCCAGCAGGGGCTCGCAGCCCAGCAACAACCCCGCCACGGCAACGACACCGGCCAAGGACCACATTCGACTGCCTGCGCCGAACCTCATGGCGGCAACCTCATTCGGCCGAAATCGCCGGGGCTCGACACCACCGCGGCGGACACCCCCTGACAAGCGATCCTACCCTGCCGGGCGGCGCGATAGAAGCGCGCCTAGAACTCGGCCGCCAGCTCCAAGCACAGTTCGCGAACGCGACCGGGGTTCACGTTGGGATTGCGCTTCTTGGCCTGGCCGACCAAGGCGCCGGCGGCTTGCTGCTTCCCCTCTTTCAGGTCGGCCACGATTTTCGGATTGGCTGCCAGCAGTTCGCGGCACATGGCCACTAACTCCGACTCGTCGATTCGCTCGATGCCCAAGGCCTGCATCGCCTCGGCGGCAGACTCCGAACGCTCGACCATCCGGGCAAACACGTCGCGCGCCCGGCTCGTGGCCACTTCGCCGGCCGAGACGCGCCGTAGCAGATCGGCCAACGTCGCGGGCGTGAGATTGAACTGGCCGATCGTCCGGCTGGTTTCGTTCAACGTGCGGAGCACGTCTTGTTGCATCCAGTTGCTGGCCTGTTTGCCGTCGCCGCAGGCCGTCGCCAGGGCCAGGTAATAGTCGACCAGCTCGCGCCCCTGGTTGACGAGCACGTCGGCGTCGTAGGTGGTGATCCCCTGCTCGCGCTCCAGGCGTTCGCGCAACTGCGAGGGCAACTCGCCCAGACTGGCGCGCACGTGTTCGACCTCGGCCTCGCTGACCCGCACCGGCACCAGGTCGGGGTCGGGGAAGTAGCGGTAGTCGCTAGACTCCTCCTTGTGGCGCTGCTCGTAGGTGACGTTGTTCACGTCGTCCCAGCCGCGCGTCGTCTTGGGGACATCGCCCAGGCGTTTGCCCGTCTCTTGCCACGCGTCGTATTGGCGCTGCGCCTCGTATGCCATGGCCCGTTCGACCGCGCGGAAACTGTTGACGTTCTTGACCTCGACGATCGGGGTCGGCACCTTGCCCGCGGGCGTGTGCACATGCAGGTTGATATTCGCGTCGACGCGCAGGCTGCCTTCCTGCATGTTGCAGTCGGACACGCCCAGATAGGTCAGCAGCAACTTCAGCTCGGTCAGATAGGCCTTGGCCTCGGCCGGCGAGCGCATGTCGGGCTCGGAGACGATTTCCACGAGCGGCGTGCCGGCGCGGTTCAGGTCGATCTTGCTATCGGCCTTGCCGGCATGCTCGTCGTGCATGCTTTTGCCGGCGTCTTCTTCCAGGTGCGCCCGGGTGATGCCTACGCGCTTGTGTTCGACCTTGCCTTTGGGATCATAGATCTCCAGCCAGCCGTGTTGCGAAAATGGCAAATCGTACTGGCTGATTTGATAGCCCTTCGGCAGGTCGGGGTAGTAGTAGTTCTTGCGATCCCACTTGGTGAACGGGGCAATCTCGCAATTCAGCGCGACGGCCGCGCGCAACGCGAGTTGAAACGCCCGATGGTTCATCACCGGCAGCGTGCCGGGCATGCCGATGCAGATCGGGCAGGTTTGCGTGTTCGGCGGCGCGGCGAATTTCGTGCTGCAGCCGCAGAACAGCTTGCTCTGCGTCTGCAACTGCACGTGGACTTCCAGCCCGATGATGATGTCGTACGGCGCGTCGCTCATAGCGCAGGCCTCCGCCGATGCCAATCGGTGGCCTGCTGGAACATATGGGCGGCCCGCAACAGCCGCTCTTCTTCGAACGGCGGCGCCTGCAATTGCAGGCCGATCGGCAGGCCCTGGGCGTTGTAGCCGCAGGGCAGCGCCAGCCCGCCGATGCCGGCCAGATTCGCACTGACCGTGTACAGGTCGACCAGGTACATGGCCAACGGGTCGTCGACCTTTTCTCCGATCTTGAATGCGCAGCTCGTCGTCACGGGACCGGCGATCAGATCGACCTGCTCGAAGGCTCGGTCGAAATCTTGGCGAATCAGCCGGCGGACCTTGAGGGCCTTGAGGTAATAAGCGTCGTAGTAACCGGCGCTCAAAGCGTAGGTGCCGAGCATGATCCGCCGCTTGACCTCGGGTCCCAGCGCCTCGGCCCGGCTACGCCGATACATGGCTACGAGCGCCCCTTCGTCGTCGGTCGCTTCGGCCGTGACGTCGGTCGCCGTGCGATAGCCGTAATGCACGCCGTCGTATCGCGCGAGGTTACTCGACGCCTCGCACGGGGCGATGATGTAGTAGGTGGCCACGCAGTACTTGCTATGCGGCAGAGACACCTCGTGGACCTTGGCGCCCAGCGATTCGTAGACCCGCACCGCGTCGCGCACGGCCCGTTCGACGTCGGCGTCGAGGCCTGCGGCAAAATGCTCGCGGACCAGACCCACGCGCAACCCGGCCAAGGGCTGGCGGACCGTCTGCGAATAGGCCGGAACGGGACGATCGACGCTGGTCGAATCGAGCGGATCGTGCCCGGCGATCACCTCCAACAGCAACGCCGCGTCTTCGGCCGTGTGTGCCAGTGGACCAATCTGGTCGAGGCTGCTGGCAAACGCCACGAGCCCAAACCGGCTGACGCGGCCGTACGTCGGTTTCAGCCCGGTGACACCGCACAATCCGGCCGGCTGGCGGATCGAACCGCCCGTGTCGGTACCGATCGACAAGGGCGCCATCGATGCCGCCACACAAGCGGCCGCGCCGCCGCTGGAACCGCCGGGCGTGCGCTCGACGTCCCAAGGGTTGCGCGTCTTTTGAAACGCCGAATTCTCGGTCGATCCGCCCATGGCGAATTCGTCGAGATTCGTCTTGCCGACGATCACGGCATCGGCCGCGTGCAAACGGTCGATAACCGTGGCATTGTAAGGCGGGACAAAACC
This window of the Pirellulales bacterium genome carries:
- the gatA gene encoding Asp-tRNA(Asn)/Glu-tRNA(Gln) amidotransferase subunit GatA — its product is MSLVELTATEMLAGLEAGQFTSVELTQACLAQIQQHDGRIGAFLKVLGDAALERAAEIDARRRRGGPVGRLGGVPVAVKDLLCTRGVTTTCASRMLEGFVPPYNATVIDRLHAADAVIVGKTNLDEFAMGGSTENSAFQKTRNPWDVERTPGGSSGGAAACVAASMAPLSIGTDTGGSIRQPAGLCGVTGLKPTYGRVSRFGLVAFASSLDQIGPLAHTAEDAALLLEVIAGHDPLDSTSVDRPVPAYSQTVRQPLAGLRVGLVREHFAAGLDADVERAVRDAVRVYESLGAKVHEVSLPHSKYCVATYYIIAPCEASSNLARYDGVHYGYRTATDVTAEATDDEGALVAMYRRSRAEALGPEVKRRIMLGTYALSAGYYDAYYLKALKVRRLIRQDFDRAFEQVDLIAGPVTTSCAFKIGEKVDDPLAMYLVDLYTVSANLAGIGGLALPCGYNAQGLPIGLQLQAPPFEEERLLRAAHMFQQATDWHRRRPAL
- the gatB gene encoding Asp-tRNA(Asn)/Glu-tRNA(Gln) amidotransferase subunit GatB translates to MSDAPYDIIIGLEVHVQLQTQSKLFCGCSTKFAAPPNTQTCPICIGMPGTLPVMNHRAFQLALRAAVALNCEIAPFTKWDRKNYYYPDLPKGYQISQYDLPFSQHGWLEIYDPKGKVEHKRVGITRAHLEEDAGKSMHDEHAGKADSKIDLNRAGTPLVEIVSEPDMRSPAEAKAYLTELKLLLTYLGVSDCNMQEGSLRVDANINLHVHTPAGKVPTPIVEVKNVNSFRAVERAMAYEAQRQYDAWQETGKRLGDVPKTTRGWDDVNNVTYEQRHKEESSDYRYFPDPDLVPVRVSEAEVEHVRASLGELPSQLRERLEREQGITTYDADVLVNQGRELVDYYLALATACGDGKQASNWMQQDVLRTLNETSRTIGQFNLTPATLADLLRRVSAGEVATSRARDVFARMVERSESAAEAMQALGIERIDESELVAMCRELLAANPKIVADLKEGKQQAAGALVGQAKKRNPNVNPGRVRELCLELAAEF